From Synechococcales cyanobacterium T60_A2020_003, the proteins below share one genomic window:
- a CDS encoding bifunctional aldolase/short-chain dehydrogenase: MKNRWDESVAQTLNGDPLKLRVYTSRLLGQESDLVLHGGGNTSVKVTTPNFFGDLEEVLYVKGSGWDLATIEAPGFAPVRLNVLQRLAEFEQLSDSEMVTQQRAAMLNPNAPNPSVEAILHAIIPYKFVDHTHADAVITLTNNPTGEERIKEVYRDSVLLIPYVMPGFILAREIRNLTQSVDWNQYKGMVLMNHGIFTFADDARTAYDRMIELVTLAEEYLQRHNAVSFATANPQADWLTLAKIRQQVSRVKGVPMLAQLDQRPEAVGFSALPNVKAIATRGPMTPDHVIRTKAIPVVLEGDVEGAIATFADQYRDYFHRNASNDLKHLDAAPRWAVWPGYGTISFDRSLKAAQIITDIVEHTRRAIQMGEALGGWQALDEKSLFAMEYWELEQAKLGKKSKTSEFQGKIALVTGAASGIGKACAEALHQQGAVVVGFDINPDIDKILSKPGLVGIQGDVTDEDAVKGAIASTIQHFGGLDILVSNAGIFPPGQTLESLDADIWEKSLAINLTSQRALLRHAIPFLRYGIDPTILFIASRNVLAPGPGAAAYSVAKAGLTQLARIAALELAPDIRVNILHPDCVYDTGIWTPEILTSRAERYGLSVDEYKSRNLLKQSVSSQDVAQLVCTMASNVFAKTTGAQIPIDGGSDRVI, translated from the coding sequence ATGAAAAATCGCTGGGATGAGTCCGTTGCGCAAACCCTAAATGGCGATCCCTTAAAACTGCGGGTCTATACCTCTCGCCTGTTGGGGCAGGAGTCCGACTTAGTGCTGCACGGCGGCGGCAATACCTCCGTGAAGGTCACCACTCCCAATTTTTTTGGTGATCTGGAAGAGGTGCTCTACGTCAAAGGCAGCGGTTGGGATTTGGCGACGATTGAAGCTCCGGGTTTTGCCCCTGTGCGCTTAAACGTATTGCAGCGCTTAGCAGAATTTGAGCAGTTGAGCGACTCAGAAATGGTGACGCAGCAACGGGCAGCGATGCTAAACCCCAATGCGCCTAATCCATCGGTGGAAGCCATTCTCCATGCCATTATTCCCTACAAGTTTGTTGACCACACCCATGCCGATGCGGTGATTACCCTGACGAATAATCCAACGGGCGAGGAACGCATCAAGGAGGTTTACAGAGACTCGGTGCTGCTCATTCCCTATGTGATGCCGGGATTCATCTTAGCGCGGGAGATTCGGAACCTCACCCAGTCCGTTGACTGGAACCAATATAAAGGCATGGTGCTGATGAACCACGGCATTTTTACCTTTGCCGACGATGCCCGCACCGCCTACGACCGCATGATTGAGTTGGTAACATTGGCGGAGGAGTATTTGCAGCGGCACAATGCGGTATCCTTTGCAACGGCAAATCCCCAAGCGGACTGGCTGACCCTGGCTAAAATTCGCCAGCAGGTCTCTCGTGTCAAAGGTGTGCCCATGCTAGCGCAGTTGGATCAGCGACCGGAAGCAGTTGGGTTTTCTGCCTTGCCTAATGTGAAGGCGATCGCCACTCGCGGCCCTATGACACCGGATCACGTCATTCGCACCAAAGCCATTCCTGTGGTGCTTGAGGGTGATGTGGAAGGGGCGATCGCCACCTTTGCCGACCAATATCGCGACTACTTCCATCGTAATGCCAGCAACGATTTGAAGCACCTGGATGCGGCTCCCCGCTGGGCGGTTTGGCCGGGATATGGCACGATTTCCTTTGACCGCAGCCTCAAGGCCGCCCAAATTATCACCGATATTGTGGAACATACCCGTCGAGCGATTCAGATGGGAGAGGCTCTGGGGGGATGGCAGGCGTTGGATGAGAAAAGCTTGTTCGCCATGGAATATTGGGAACTGGAGCAGGCCAAACTGGGCAAGAAAAGCAAGACTTCGGAGTTCCAAGGAAAAATTGCCCTCGTGACCGGAGCGGCCAGCGGTATTGGTAAAGCCTGTGCAGAAGCGCTCCACCAGCAAGGGGCGGTTGTCGTCGGGTTTGATATTAATCCTGACATTGACAAGATTCTGTCCAAGCCCGGTTTAGTCGGGATTCAAGGAGATGTCACGGACGAAGACGCGGTAAAAGGGGCGATCGCTTCTACCATTCAGCATTTTGGCGGCCTGGATATTCTCGTCAGCAATGCGGGAATTTTCCCGCCAGGACAAACCCTAGAGAGTCTCGACGCAGACATCTGGGAGAAAAGTTTGGCCATTAATCTGACCAGTCAACGGGCACTGTTACGCCACGCAATTCCCTTCCTGCGTTACGGCATCGATCCAACTATTCTGTTTATCGCTTCCCGCAATGTGCTGGCACCGGGGCCGGGAGCTGCTGCCTACTCCGTTGCCAAAGCCGGATTGACTCAACTTGCCCGAATTGCGGCTCTGGAATTAGCACCCGACATCCGGGTTAACATTCTCCACCCCGACTGCGTTTACGACACCGGCATTTGGACACCCGAAATTCTCACCAGTCGAGCCGAGCGGTATGGCCTCAGCGTGGACGAATACAAGTCGCGGAATTTACTCAAACAGTCGGTGTCGTCTCAGGACGTTGCCCAACTCGTTTGCACGATGGCGAGTAACGTATTTGCCAAAACCACCGGAGCGCAAATTCCCAT
- the mtnA gene encoding S-methyl-5-thioribose-1-phosphate isomerase produces MKVNGRHYRTIWIDETVPDVVNVIDQRYLPHEFVVESLTTVEEVAIAIREMHVRGAGLIGATAGYGMYIAALQAPPDQFMESVNNAGERLKATRPTAVNLAWAVDRQLEAISHAEGDKDQKVAIARETASIIASEDADFCRRIGEHGVTLIEKISQQKSGDTVNILTHCNAGWLAFVDYGSATAPIYAAHDRGIQVHVWVDETRPRNQGARLTAWELSQHGVPHTVIADNVGGHLMQHGLVDLVITGSDRTTYTGDVANKIGTYLKALAAHDNGVPFYVALPSSTFDWTMRDGLAEIPIEQREGTEVQYIEGLHDGAIKEVLVTPKDSPAVNYGFDVTPARLVTGLITERGICDASEAGIMQLYPEKHK; encoded by the coding sequence ATGAAAGTCAATGGTAGGCATTACCGAACTATCTGGATCGACGAAACAGTCCCTGATGTGGTCAACGTGATTGATCAGCGCTACTTGCCCCATGAATTTGTCGTTGAATCGTTGACGACGGTGGAGGAGGTGGCGATCGCCATTCGCGAGATGCATGTCCGGGGTGCGGGACTGATTGGGGCAACGGCAGGTTACGGCATGTATATCGCGGCGTTGCAGGCACCGCCGGATCAGTTCATGGAGAGTGTGAACAACGCGGGTGAACGCCTCAAGGCCACGCGCCCCACAGCGGTTAATCTGGCGTGGGCGGTAGACCGACAGCTAGAGGCCATTAGTCATGCTGAGGGCGACAAAGACCAAAAAGTGGCGATCGCACGGGAAACCGCATCGATCATTGCGTCTGAAGATGCAGACTTTTGCCGCCGGATTGGGGAGCATGGCGTTACGCTGATTGAAAAGATTAGCCAGCAGAAGTCAGGGGATACCGTCAATATCCTGACCCACTGTAATGCGGGGTGGCTCGCCTTTGTGGACTATGGTTCTGCCACTGCGCCCATTTATGCCGCCCATGACCGGGGCATTCAGGTTCACGTCTGGGTGGATGAAACCCGCCCTCGGAATCAAGGCGCTCGCCTCACCGCCTGGGAACTGAGCCAGCATGGGGTTCCCCACACCGTCATTGCTGACAACGTGGGCGGTCACTTAATGCAGCACGGCTTGGTAGATTTGGTGATCACAGGGAGCGATCGCACGACCTACACCGGAGATGTGGCCAACAAAATTGGTACCTACCTCAAAGCGCTAGCGGCTCACGATAACGGAGTTCCTTTCTACGTTGCCTTACCGTCTTCAACCTTTGACTGGACGATGAGAGATGGTTTAGCGGAAATCCCCATTGAGCAACGAGAGGGAACCGAGGTTCAGTACATCGAAGGCTTACACGATGGCGCGATCAAAGAGGTACTAGTAACGCCCAAGGATAGTCCTGCTGTGAACTACGGGTTTGATGTCACCCCCGCTCGTTTGGTAACCGGATTGATTACGGAACGGGGGATTTGTGATGCCTCGGAAGCAGGCATTATGCAGCTCTATCCAGAGAAACATAAGTAA
- a CDS encoding Uma2 family endonuclease, which translates to MVQTPSKPLTLAEFLQLPETKPASEYIDGQIIQKPIPQGKHSAIQGELVSAINRVVRSQRIARAFPELRCTFGDRSTVPDVAVFQWNRIPRDKNGEIDNTFPAAPDWTIEILSPDQSQTKVTKNILHCLRHGTEVGWLIDPDEQTVFIYRPKQEPDVLDAPDDVIPSLSFANGLQLMIKELFDWLFE; encoded by the coding sequence ATGGTACAAACACCATCTAAACCACTGACCTTGGCAGAGTTTTTACAATTACCAGAAACGAAACCTGCAAGTGAATACATTGATGGTCAAATCATTCAGAAACCCATACCCCAAGGGAAACACAGTGCCATTCAGGGAGAACTTGTATCTGCCATCAATAGGGTCGTTCGGTCTCAGCGTATTGCTCGTGCGTTTCCTGAACTTCGCTGCACGTTTGGCGATCGCTCAACGGTTCCTGATGTTGCCGTTTTTCAGTGGAACCGAATTCCCCGTGATAAGAATGGGGAGATTGATAACACATTTCCGGCTGCGCCTGATTGGACGATTGAAATCCTGTCTCCTGATCAAAGCCAAACAAAAGTGACGAAAAATATTCTTCACTGTCTGCGCCATGGCACTGAAGTGGGTTGGTTAATTGATCCAGATGAACAAACTGTGTTTATCTATCGTCCAAAGCAAGAGCCTGACGTTTTGGATGCTCCCGATGACGTTATTCCTAGCCTATCCTTTGCAAATGGGCTACAGCTTATGATCAAAGAGTTGTTTGATTGGTTATTCGAGTGA
- a CDS encoding acetate kinase, producing MNILILNAGSSSLKSCLYRLFGDQSEIVPTPIWSAQIDWTFQPGVAELKVKTHQGAAWREKESADARMDHIIRLLSSLWTGETKVLEHPADIQVVGHRVVHGGSEYQDSTRITETVKAAIARLTELAPSHHSAHLEGINAVEVLLGQDVPQIAVFDTAFHAKIPPAAATYPVPYAWLEQGIRRYGFHGISHQYCSKRVAQLMGRSLTDLRIVNCHLGNGCSLAAIRNGRSIDTTMGYTPLEGVMMGTRSGSVDPGILLHLLRKEEMTVDELDHLLNRESGLKGISGISNDMRQIMAAIAEGSDRAQLAYDMFVYRLQVSLGGMIAALGGVDAISFTAGMGENAPYLRADVCKAFEFMGIEIDAQKNVRSPNDIDIATPDSSVRVFAIHTQEDWEIAQECQRVMLNPES from the coding sequence ATGAATATCCTGATCTTGAACGCGGGTTCCAGTAGCCTAAAGAGCTGTTTATATCGGCTTTTTGGGGATCAATCTGAAATAGTTCCAACACCGATTTGGAGCGCCCAAATTGACTGGACATTTCAGCCGGGAGTCGCGGAATTAAAGGTCAAAACGCATCAAGGCGCGGCATGGCGAGAGAAGGAATCTGCTGATGCCCGAATGGATCATATTATCCGCTTGCTAAGCAGCCTGTGGACAGGGGAAACAAAAGTGCTGGAGCATCCTGCCGACATTCAGGTAGTGGGGCATCGAGTTGTGCATGGGGGATCGGAGTATCAAGACAGCACCCGAATTACGGAAACCGTGAAAGCGGCGATCGCCCGTTTAACTGAACTTGCGCCAAGCCACCATTCCGCCCATTTAGAGGGAATCAACGCGGTAGAAGTATTACTGGGGCAGGACGTTCCGCAAATTGCGGTGTTCGACACGGCCTTTCATGCCAAAATTCCGCCCGCCGCCGCAACCTATCCCGTCCCGTATGCTTGGCTAGAGCAGGGAATTCGGCGCTATGGGTTTCATGGCATCAGCCATCAGTACTGTTCAAAGCGGGTCGCGCAATTGATGGGGCGATCGCTCACCGATCTGCGAATTGTGAATTGTCATCTGGGCAACGGTTGTTCCCTAGCCGCGATTCGGAATGGCCGCAGTATCGACACCACGATGGGATACACGCCCTTGGAAGGGGTGATGATGGGAACGCGGTCGGGATCAGTTGATCCGGGAATTCTGCTGCATCTGCTGCGAAAGGAGGAGATGACCGTAGACGAACTGGATCACCTGCTGAATCGCGAATCGGGATTGAAGGGGATTTCAGGAATTTCTAATGATATGCGTCAAATTATGGCGGCGATCGCTGAAGGGAGCGATCGCGCCCAATTAGCCTACGACATGTTTGTTTATCGTCTTCAGGTTTCCCTCGGAGGCATGATTGCGGCTCTGGGTGGTGTCGATGCGATTTCGTTTACGGCAGGCATGGGCGAAAATGCGCCTTATCTGAGAGCCGATGTGTGTAAGGCATTTGAGTTTATGGGGATCGAGATTGATGCACAGAAGAACGTGCGATCGCCCAACGATATTGACATTGCCACCCCGGACTCATCGGTGCGCGTATTTGCGATTCACACCCAGGAGGACTGGGAAATTGCCCAAGAATGTCAGCGAGTAATGCTTAATCCTGAATCTTGA
- a CDS encoding DUF4912 domain-containing protein, whose product MAAPATLVLLPDGSSVAQMASDPTSFPIPTTVPSGTTVRIDGSDSMSVINETLKQRFEEEYEAEVNLATNGTDSDLQALLDGDIHLAAIGRSLTEEEKAQGIKEYPISREKLAIFVGANNPFKGNLTFEQFAQIFRGEITDWSQVGGAPGPIRLVDRPEDSDTRRALSNYDVFKTAPFVAGATADPVAEDDTDAVVRNLGTDGIGYAVVSQVEGRDEVTILPMHGTLPDDPRYPYSQVRGYAYTDATAPAVLAFLGFVSSPEGDAALIAAQQAEVAAAAGTPAATDGTLGTTSSAEGEATPAADSELTAVPAETGEVIGEPSAETDEAAAVASSGTSDTQAVPPWLWWLLPLLALLGLLGWWLKRKPAAGAPPTSPATPLPDAAVPPTGVEGAIAPSPDVASPAVAVPEPEPVPPVVAEPVGQPLNLKPVTAVSAAAAAAAAGLAATRGNEKETPIAEPAVEPAVPSIPPVVVEEPIAEPLAEAAIAPDAEPDLVPPVPNVDISPALAAGAAAVGAGAVLGAIADDHSQSDVEAAKFDVGQTDLSSEQLADVDSGLPDLPDGYGESRIVLLPRDPQWAYAYWDIPNEHREELRRQGGTRLALRLYDVTDVDMATQNPHTMQQYDCEEFARDWYLPIPVSDRDYIAEIGYLTPTGAWLTLARSTPAHIPPVYPSDWYDEQFLTISWDEDLRGKTFAELVPSKQKTAINNAIYNALFGMAQSSESLRVAGSLFGSMHQVPEQAISSFVFPSGAGMWAAAPTALPGMNMSGVGMSGVGMMSGVGFSASMPPIRPRKFWLVADAELIVYGATEPDATVTIGDRPIQLSPDGTFRFQMSFQDGVLDFPIKAVAVDGEQTRSIQMTFSRETPERNTNTKDEAIEDWFSS is encoded by the coding sequence GTGGCAGCCCCCGCAACCCTCGTGCTTCTGCCCGACGGTTCGAGCGTAGCGCAAATGGCCTCTGACCCAACGTCGTTTCCGATACCAACGACAGTACCCAGCGGTACAACAGTGCGTATCGACGGCTCGGATAGCATGTCAGTTATTAACGAAACTCTGAAGCAGCGCTTCGAAGAGGAGTACGAGGCAGAGGTTAACCTAGCCACGAATGGAACGGACTCTGATCTACAAGCCTTGTTGGATGGGGATATTCATTTGGCGGCCATTGGGCGATCGCTCACCGAGGAAGAGAAAGCTCAAGGCATTAAGGAATATCCCATTAGCCGGGAAAAACTGGCCATCTTTGTCGGAGCGAATAATCCCTTCAAGGGAAATCTGACGTTTGAGCAATTTGCCCAAATTTTCCGGGGTGAAATTACAGACTGGTCGCAGGTCGGCGGTGCGCCTGGCCCCATTCGCTTGGTTGACCGTCCAGAGGACAGCGATACTCGCCGCGCCCTCAGTAATTACGACGTGTTTAAGACGGCTCCCTTTGTTGCCGGAGCAACGGCAGATCCCGTAGCCGAGGATGATACCGATGCCGTTGTCCGGAACTTAGGTACGGACGGGATTGGTTATGCCGTTGTCAGTCAGGTCGAGGGGCGGGACGAGGTCACTATCCTGCCGATGCATGGCACGTTGCCAGATGATCCCCGCTATCCCTATTCCCAAGTTCGGGGCTATGCCTATACAGATGCGACGGCTCCTGCAGTTTTGGCGTTTCTCGGATTTGTGAGTTCACCAGAAGGAGATGCGGCTCTGATTGCGGCACAACAAGCAGAAGTGGCAGCGGCGGCAGGTACTCCGGCGGCTACGGACGGAACACTCGGCACAACATCCAGTGCAGAAGGTGAGGCAACTCCAGCCGCTGACTCGGAACTAACCGCAGTCCCAGCGGAAACGGGAGAGGTGATTGGGGAGCCGTCTGCAGAGACGGATGAAGCAGCAGCGGTTGCATCGTCAGGAACGTCAGACACGCAAGCGGTTCCACCCTGGTTATGGTGGCTTCTGCCCTTACTGGCACTGTTGGGATTGTTAGGCTGGTGGTTGAAGCGGAAACCTGCTGCTGGAGCGCCCCCGACTTCTCCTGCGACTCCGTTGCCCGATGCAGCGGTTCCACCTACTGGTGTTGAGGGTGCGATCGCCCCATCTCCAGATGTAGCATCACCCGCAGTTGCAGTACCTGAACCTGAACCTGTTCCCCCCGTTGTTGCTGAACCAGTAGGCCAACCTCTGAATCTCAAACCTGTTACGGCTGTGAGTGCTGCTGCCGCTGCTGCCGCTGCCGGACTAGCCGCAACTCGCGGTAATGAAAAGGAAACTCCCATCGCGGAACCAGCGGTAGAACCAGCGGTGCCATCCATTCCCCCTGTAGTAGTGGAAGAACCAATAGCTGAGCCACTGGCAGAGGCGGCGATCGCCCCTGATGCAGAGCCGGATCTCGTTCCTCCGGTGCCAAATGTGGATATTTCCCCAGCGTTGGCTGCGGGTGCTGCTGCCGTTGGTGCGGGGGCCGTGCTAGGGGCGATCGCGGATGACCACAGCCAGTCGGATGTGGAAGCCGCTAAGTTTGATGTGGGTCAAACCGATCTTTCTAGTGAGCAACTTGCTGATGTGGATAGTGGGTTACCGGATTTACCGGATGGCTATGGTGAAAGCCGGATTGTCCTGTTGCCTCGCGATCCGCAGTGGGCCTATGCTTACTGGGATATCCCGAATGAGCATCGTGAAGAACTGCGCCGCCAGGGAGGTACCCGTCTAGCCCTGCGCCTGTACGATGTGACCGATGTGGATATGGCGACCCAGAATCCGCACACGATGCAGCAGTATGATTGCGAAGAGTTTGCCCGTGACTGGTATTTGCCGATTCCGGTGAGCGATCGCGACTATATTGCCGAGATTGGTTACTTGACGCCAACGGGGGCATGGCTGACCCTGGCGCGATCGACTCCCGCCCACATTCCCCCGGTCTATCCTTCCGATTGGTACGACGAGCAGTTTCTTACCATCTCGTGGGATGAAGATCTGCGCGGCAAGACCTTTGCCGAACTGGTTCCCTCGAAGCAGAAGACTGCCATCAACAACGCGATTTACAATGCGCTGTTCGGCATGGCGCAATCCTCCGAATCCCTGCGCGTGGCTGGCTCTCTCTTTGGCTCCATGCACCAGGTTCCTGAGCAGGCGATTAGCTCCTTTGTCTTCCCATCGGGGGCTGGCATGTGGGCAGCGGCTCCAACGGCTCTACCTGGCATGAATATGTCTGGAGTAGGCATGTCTGGGGTGGGCATGATGTCCGGGGTGGGCTTCTCGGCGTCGATGCCGCCAATTCGTCCCCGCAAATTCTGGTTGGTTGCGGATGCGGAACTGATTGTTTACGGGGCAACGGAGCCGGATGCGACAGTGACGATTGGCGATCGCCCCATTCAACTCAGTCCCGATGGAACCTTCCGATTCCAAATGTCGTTCCAGGATGGTGTTTTAGACTTCCCCATTAAGGCGGTTGCGGTCGATGGTGAGCAAACTCGTTCCATCCAAATGACCTTTAGCCGCGAAACGCCGGAACGGAACACCAACACCAAGGATGAAGCGATCGAAGATTGGTTTTCGTCCTAG
- a CDS encoding PRC-barrel domain-containing protein, which translates to MSDRAVKQSDLLGRLVMNRLTAEEVGYVDQIWLDGKRQQVVGMTYRSGLVNLKRPMFLWTQLESIGPDSIVISLPEGAVLDRPPEEATTLIGHEVWTEDGTKAGVIGDYHLDPQTGATVDYLLIRDEWQGMTSGIYRLLPSDVVSMGQHRMLVTREGVDSAEQVVGDLAQRVSEFFKRDYQRTLQHLSAAVGETQSLAQQMKDKAFSMAEQAQKKISGSDVTSSNALPSAEPDSDSATGELNDKTDEPA; encoded by the coding sequence ATGTCTGACCGTGCCGTTAAGCAGAGTGATCTACTAGGACGTTTGGTGATGAATCGCCTAACGGCTGAGGAAGTGGGCTATGTGGATCAGATCTGGTTGGACGGAAAGCGGCAGCAAGTGGTTGGGATGACCTACCGCTCTGGATTGGTCAACCTGAAGCGTCCCATGTTTTTGTGGACACAGTTAGAATCCATCGGACCGGACAGCATCGTGATTAGCTTGCCGGAAGGCGCAGTTCTGGACAGGCCGCCGGAGGAAGCGACTACCCTCATCGGTCATGAGGTGTGGACGGAAGACGGCACGAAGGCAGGCGTAATTGGCGACTATCACCTAGACCCGCAAACGGGCGCTACGGTTGATTACCTGCTGATTCGGGATGAGTGGCAAGGGATGACCAGCGGCATCTATCGTCTCCTCCCATCCGATGTGGTGAGCATGGGTCAGCATCGGATGCTGGTTACTCGCGAAGGGGTAGACTCAGCGGAACAAGTCGTTGGAGATCTGGCGCAACGGGTGAGTGAATTCTTTAAGCGCGACTATCAGCGTACCTTGCAGCATCTATCCGCTGCGGTAGGAGAAACGCAGTCCCTCGCCCAGCAGATGAAAGACAAGGCATTCAGCATGGCTGAGCAAGCGCAGAAGAAGATTAGTGGTTCTGATGTGACGTCCTCTAATGCGCTACCATCGGCTGAGCCTGACTCTGATTCGGCAACAGGTGAACTCAATGATAAGACTGACGAACCCGCCTAA
- a CDS encoding alpha/beta fold hydrolase, with product MTTTQISSTVEVAGFRLLRPCGVQPRQPLFVFLPGMDGSGLLQQQQAEYLAEAFDVRCLQMPRDDRSSWDQMAQTVTKLVQQELAGNKRPVYLCGESFGGCLALKTLVRSPQLFDSLILINPASSFRHHAWMSWSAQITRWIPELLYPASCVGLLPFLASLDRLSTQSRQALLRAMNAVTQRSSIWRIALLQNFGIAEVEYQRITQPTLLIASRGDRLLPSLREADRLSQHIPHAKTHILRQSGHACLLENGVNLYEILQAYHVVPERQA from the coding sequence ATGACCACGACGCAGATTTCATCAACCGTTGAGGTGGCAGGCTTTCGTCTATTGCGGCCTTGTGGTGTACAGCCCCGTCAGCCGTTATTTGTATTCTTACCGGGGATGGATGGCTCTGGACTCCTGCAACAGCAGCAGGCCGAGTATTTAGCAGAAGCGTTTGATGTGCGCTGCCTCCAAATGCCCCGTGATGATCGGAGTTCTTGGGATCAGATGGCACAAACGGTAACAAAGCTTGTCCAGCAAGAGCTGGCAGGGAACAAACGCCCCGTGTATTTATGCGGGGAGTCCTTTGGGGGATGCTTAGCGCTGAAAACTCTTGTGCGATCGCCCCAATTATTTGACTCTCTCATTCTGATTAATCCGGCTTCTTCATTCCGTCACCATGCCTGGATGAGCTGGTCAGCACAGATCACTCGCTGGATTCCAGAGTTGCTGTATCCTGCCTCCTGTGTAGGACTGTTACCATTCTTGGCATCGCTCGATCGTCTCTCTACCCAAAGCCGACAAGCCCTACTAAGAGCCATGAATGCTGTCACCCAACGCAGTTCCATTTGGCGAATTGCCCTCTTGCAAAACTTTGGCATTGCAGAAGTTGAATATCAGCGCATTACTCAACCCACATTGTTGATAGCAAGTCGGGGCGATCGCCTGTTGCCCTCGCTCCGGGAAGCGGATCGACTCAGTCAGCACATTCCCCATGCGAAGACCCATATTTTGCGCCAAAGTGGCCATGCGTGTTTATTAGAAAATGGGGTGAACCTGTACGAAATCCTGCAAGCCTATCACGTCGTACCGGAAAGACAAGCGTAA
- a CDS encoding 1-acyl-sn-glycerol-3-phosphate acyltransferase, giving the protein MPMTTPLSLSQTVLASLETKASFYYQSRIPANTSLVVVSNHRSFMDAMLLMAAMERDICFACHRYMGQVPVLSTLIQQLGCFPLDKPDRRQRDFFTQATLRLQTQQAVGIFPEGAQPMVRLPQQREITAFHRGFAHLALRSPVERLGVLPVAIAPHREVTQPMFPLQMLSWFDASEPLFTQGGWHPLVVYQDVSVLFGEPIWITSSQRTAYQGKQARSVVTDLTEQCRTEIYQLLRRGHWD; this is encoded by the coding sequence ATGCCGATGACTACACCCCTTTCCCTTTCTCAAACCGTTCTAGCCTCTCTGGAAACGAAGGCTTCGTTCTATTACCAGTCGCGCATTCCCGCCAATACTAGCTTGGTTGTGGTTAGCAACCATCGCAGCTTTATGGATGCCATGCTGTTAATGGCGGCAATGGAGCGGGATATCTGTTTTGCCTGCCATCGCTACATGGGGCAAGTTCCGGTTTTGAGTACCTTAATTCAGCAACTCGGCTGCTTTCCGCTGGACAAACCCGATCGCCGCCAGCGCGATTTCTTTACCCAAGCAACGCTAAGACTCCAGACCCAACAAGCTGTCGGCATTTTTCCAGAGGGCGCACAGCCCATGGTCCGCCTGCCGCAACAGCGCGAGATCACGGCGTTTCATCGCGGGTTTGCCCATCTCGCCTTGCGATCGCCCGTCGAACGCTTGGGCGTGCTTCCAGTGGCGATCGCGCCCCATCGCGAAGTAACCCAACCGATGTTTCCTCTGCAAATGCTGAGCTGGTTTGATGCATCAGAACCTCTCTTCACGCAGGGGGGATGGCATCCCCTCGTGGTCTACCAAGATGTTAGTGTGCTATTTGGTGAACCAATCTGGATTACTTCAAGCCAGCGGACAGCCTACCAAGGTAAACAGGCGCGATCGGTCGTCACGGATCTGACGGAACAGTGCCGTACCGAAATTTATCAACTTCTTCGACGAGGGCATTGGGATTAA